In Nitrosophilus alvini, the following are encoded in one genomic region:
- a CDS encoding HlyD family secretion protein has product MKKAGSVLIIFLIFIFAYLAYDYISYRSKNAVSDAAFVKTDSLTFLSFKVGGKIADMKKKEGDRVKKGDLLACIDDKDFLVAKEKIESYIKELDENIEALKIKKEKIARSVSITSEIAKNEISVFKKKIEALRLSIEANEMKLSKLSKDEKRYENMLKEDLISKSSFENIKTKKESLLKLTESQKQNLKANIQSLLSVRKKYELSLVERKSIEELQKKIEALLQKREALEKELQDIENKIGYCKLYAPYKGIIAKKFTNIKTVVKKGAPVYAIVDPDDLHVEVLLSEKKLKGVKPGCSAVIEPDAIKERKFKGVVTKILPASASTFSLVPRDIASGEFTKLDQRFVVRIELEDKEGLRVGMGATVAIKREN; this is encoded by the coding sequence ATGAAAAAAGCTGGTTCTGTTTTGATAATTTTTTTAATATTTATATTTGCGTATCTGGCATACGACTATATCAGTTACAGAAGCAAAAATGCCGTCAGTGATGCAGCTTTTGTAAAAACTGACTCGTTGACTTTTCTCTCGTTCAAAGTAGGCGGCAAGATTGCAGATATGAAAAAAAAAGAGGGAGACAGAGTTAAAAAGGGTGATCTTTTGGCCTGTATTGATGATAAAGATTTTTTGGTTGCTAAAGAGAAAATAGAGTCTTATATCAAAGAGCTTGATGAAAATATCGAAGCTTTAAAGATTAAAAAAGAGAAGATTGCCAGATCAGTATCCATCACTTCCGAGATAGCAAAAAATGAGATATCAGTGTTTAAAAAGAAGATAGAAGCATTAAGGCTGTCCATTGAAGCAAATGAGATGAAACTTTCAAAACTTTCAAAAGATGAAAAAAGATATGAAAATATGTTGAAAGAGGATTTGATATCCAAAAGCAGCTTTGAAAATATAAAAACAAAAAAAGAGTCCCTGTTAAAACTGACAGAGTCTCAAAAGCAAAACCTTAAGGCAAATATACAGTCTCTTTTGAGTGTCAGGAAAAAATATGAGCTCTCTTTGGTGGAAAGAAAAAGTATTGAAGAGCTTCAAAAAAAGATAGAGGCTCTTTTGCAAAAAAGAGAGGCTCTTGAAAAAGAGCTCCAAGATATAGAAAACAAGATAGGTTATTGCAAACTGTATGCTCCGTATAAGGGCATAATTGCAAAAAAATTTACAAACATAAAAACTGTAGTAAAAAAAGGAGCACCTGTATATGCAATCGTCGATCCTGATGATCTTCACGTTGAGGTGCTTTTGTCTGAAAAGAAACTCAAAGGTGTGAAGCCGGGATGCAGTGCTGTAATAGAACCCGATGCCATCAAAGAGAGAAAATTCAAAGGAGTGGTAACAAAAATTCTTCCCGCTTCCGCATCCACTTTTAGCCTTGTTCCAAGAGACATAGCAAGCGGTGAGTTTACAAAGCTCGATCAGAGGTTTGTTGTAAGGATAGAACTTGAAGATAAAGAGGGGCTTAGAGTAGGGATGGGGGCTACTGTAGCTATAAAAAGAGAGAACTAA
- a CDS encoding TetR/AcrR family transcriptional regulator yields the protein MKEKIKSRVKELKKELVLEEATSYFEEVGFEALKMQDLAKKCKISVGALYQLFGSKENLFYEYILRQINIFYQNLLKKCENAKSPEEKLKIFIKLKFETFSKKPKIIQDPIAGDPLFFYKLNRKKGNPAQIILEFLAREFENLNKKNALKSKNFLETAYVFNSFTFGYIEFWLDYDGNLEEKTEEAYRIFIEGILKKS from the coding sequence ATGAAAGAGAAGATTAAAAGCAGAGTCAAAGAACTGAAAAAAGAGCTGGTTTTGGAAGAAGCAACTTCCTATTTCGAAGAAGTTGGATTTGAAGCCTTAAAAATGCAGGACCTTGCCAAAAAATGCAAAATCTCTGTAGGAGCTTTGTATCAGCTTTTCGGCTCTAAAGAGAATCTTTTTTACGAATATATTTTGCGTCAAATCAATATTTTTTACCAAAATCTTTTAAAAAAATGCGAAAATGCCAAAAGTCCGGAAGAGAAGCTGAAAATTTTCATAAAACTGAAGTTCGAAACTTTCTCCAAAAAACCAAAAATCATCCAGGACCCTATTGCAGGCGATCCACTCTTTTTTTACAAACTGAACAGAAAAAAAGGGAATCCGGCACAGATTATATTGGAGTTTTTGGCCAGGGAGTTTGAAAATCTGAATAAAAAAAACGCTTTGAAATCGAAAAATTTTCTGGAAACCGCATATGTTTTCAACTCTTTCACTTTCGGTTATATAGAATTCTGGCTCGATTATGACGGTAATCTGGAAGAAAAAACAGAGGAAGCCTATCGCATCTTTATAGAGGGTATACTCAAAAAATCATAA
- a CDS encoding HlyD family secretion protein — protein MNAKKYLSISLFALLLTASAYFIYIKLNPKTLPPNLIAGTGRMDGDLINLNTKYPGRIESIKIEEGVKVKKGEIIAVLKSDEIEAKKEALSNQIEAAQKEKEAKVTELEIAKKTIPLTVKKAKLALQTRLHQLEEINRTIQSLKAVIDQDRKDYERQRNLFRQNLVESRKLELAKLRLTTDSKKLDALKEKLSQAKDAVKIAENDLKNARAQLLKIDALQKAIEALEKNIDALKAGKKELEAMISEMTIISPTEGFITAKTANEGEVLGAGMSVATLVSPKSLYLKIFIDTLENGKIKVGDKAVIFLDSHPDMPIEAKVVRVAQKAEFTPKEVSVRSDRIQRVFAVHIKPLKTNPLLKLGIPAIGIISTDGKNLPESLHDIPPL, from the coding sequence ATGAATGCCAAAAAATATCTCTCCATATCTTTGTTTGCTCTTCTGCTTACCGCTTCAGCATATTTTATATATATAAAGCTCAATCCAAAAACTCTACCGCCAAACCTGATAGCCGGAACCGGAAGAATGGACGGTGATCTTATAAATCTCAATACAAAATATCCCGGACGAATTGAGAGTATTAAAATCGAAGAAGGTGTAAAAGTCAAAAAAGGAGAGATTATAGCTGTTTTAAAAAGTGATGAGATAGAAGCGAAAAAAGAGGCTCTATCCAATCAAATTGAAGCTGCCCAAAAAGAGAAAGAAGCCAAAGTCACTGAACTCGAAATTGCCAAAAAAACCATTCCCCTTACTGTTAAAAAAGCAAAACTGGCACTTCAGACAAGACTACATCAACTTGAAGAGATAAACAGAACCATTCAAAGCCTTAAAGCCGTTATAGACCAGGATAGAAAAGATTATGAGAGACAGAGAAATCTTTTCAGACAAAATCTGGTAGAAAGCAGAAAACTGGAACTTGCAAAACTGAGACTTACGACCGATTCAAAAAAACTTGATGCATTGAAAGAGAAACTTAGCCAGGCAAAAGATGCTGTAAAAATCGCCGAAAACGACCTGAAAAATGCACGGGCACAGCTTTTAAAAATCGATGCGCTTCAAAAAGCCATAGAGGCACTTGAAAAAAATATAGATGCATTGAAAGCCGGCAAAAAAGAGCTGGAAGCAATGATTTCGGAAATGACTATCATATCGCCGACTGAAGGATTTATAACAGCGAAAACAGCAAATGAAGGAGAGGTTTTGGGAGCAGGAATGAGTGTAGCCACACTTGTTTCGCCCAAGAGTCTATATCTGAAAATATTTATAGATACTCTTGAAAACGGTAAGATAAAAGTAGGCGATAAAGCGGTTATATTTCTTGACAGCCATCCGGATATGCCTATCGAGGCAAAAGTGGTAAGAGTGGCACAAAAAGCGGAATTTACTCCAAAAGAGGTTAGTGTCAGAAGCGATCGTATCCAAAGAGTGTTTGCGGTACATATAAAACCCCTAAAAACCAATCCTTTACTTAAACTTGGTATACCGGCTATAGGTATAATAAGTACCGACGGTAAGAATCTGCCGGAAAGCCTTCATGATATTCCCCCGCTGTAA